One window of the Candidatus Methylomirabilota bacterium genome contains the following:
- a CDS encoding ABC transporter permease gives MRRILAQARKDLTQLLRDRLALALAVVLPVVLTALLGTTISLTVTDIPLVVQDLDQTPLSRRYIDAYRSSLTFRIVALPIASSPESAIARGRARGALILPEHFEREIRRGRVARAQLLVDGTDTNTALLVQGASGQITRAFVQQLPGDARAPAVQTATRLWFNPGREPRKFYGPGMLVLSLSIFPTVLAALAMSREGEQQTILQVYVSSISAHEYLLGKILAGMVIGTVQCLLVIGLMFTLFGLRLAGDPTPLVLGSLLFLFCVVSFGTWVGGAIPNQAAAVQGVSLGGFLLAFLLSGLIFPIENIPRSLAWISSLVQARYYIVLVRDAFLQGGGWPAVWWAVLMIGVLGAGYYALAWLAMRRMQVKA, from the coding sequence CCCAGCTGCTGCGCGACCGCCTCGCCCTGGCCCTCGCGGTGGTGTTGCCGGTGGTGCTCACCGCGCTGCTGGGCACCACGATCTCGCTGACCGTCACCGACATTCCGCTGGTGGTCCAGGACCTGGACCAGACGCCGCTCTCGCGCCGCTACATCGACGCCTACCGCAGCTCGCTCACGTTCCGGATCGTCGCGCTCCCGATCGCGTCCTCGCCCGAGTCCGCCATCGCCCGCGGCCGCGCCCGCGGCGCCCTGATCCTGCCCGAGCACTTCGAGCGCGAGATCCGGCGCGGCCGCGTGGCCCGGGCCCAGCTGCTGGTTGACGGCACCGACACCAACACCGCCCTGCTCGTGCAGGGCGCGTCCGGGCAGATCACGCGCGCGTTCGTCCAGCAGCTGCCCGGCGACGCGCGGGCGCCCGCGGTGCAGACCGCCACCCGGCTCTGGTTCAACCCGGGCCGCGAGCCGCGCAAGTTCTACGGCCCCGGAATGCTCGTGCTGTCGCTGTCGATCTTTCCCACCGTGCTCGCCGCGCTGGCCATGTCGCGCGAGGGCGAGCAGCAGACGATCCTGCAGGTCTACGTCTCGAGCATCTCGGCCCACGAGTACCTCCTGGGCAAGATCCTGGCCGGGATGGTGATCGGGACGGTCCAGTGCCTGCTCGTGATCGGCCTCATGTTCACCCTGTTCGGGCTGCGCCTGGCGGGCGATCCGACGCCGCTCGTCCTCGGCAGCCTCCTCTTCCTCTTCTGCGTGGTGAGCTTCGGCACCTGGGTGGGCGGGGCCATCCCCAACCAGGCCGCCGCGGTCCAGGGGGTGTCGCTCGGCGGCTTCCTGCTCGCCTTCCTGCTCTCCGGCCTCATCTTCCCGATCGAGAACATCCCGCGCTCGCTCGCCTGGATCTCGAGCCTGGTGCAGGCGCGCTACTACATCGTCCTGGTGCGCGACGCGTTCCTGCAGGGCGGCGGCTGGCCGGCGGTGTGGTGGGCGGTGCTGATGATCGGCGTCCTCGGCGCCGGGTACTACGCCCTGGCCTGGCTCGCGATGCGGCGC